In Streptomyces sp. ML-6, the genomic stretch TCCCCGACGTCACCGGCCTGCGCCGGTCGTCCCTGGTCGACATCGGCCTCGCCCTGGCCCGCACCACCCCGGCGACCGGCCACGTCGCCCCCGTACCGGTCGGCGGCCTGATCCAGCACTGAGCCCGCACCGCCGGGGCCGGAACCCCGAACACCGCTTCACTCGGTCGTGAACTCGTACAGGCGCCCCGACCGCATGGGCCCCATAACGTACATCGATGCATGTTACGTCGATGTACGTTATGTCGATGTATGAATCATTCATACAGGTCAGCGCCCGCGAACTCTCCCACCTCGCCGAGGCCCGGTCCGTCGTATCGAACTCATTGGCGATCCCCGCGGATCTGCTGACCGCCCGGAGCGCGTGATGGTTTCTTCCCGACCTCGTTGTCAGTGGCGGGTGCGAGACTGCCCGGCATGATCGAGCCGAACCCCAAAGCGGACCTTCTCCAGTACCTGCAACAGGGGCGCGACGCCCTGGTGTGGAAGCTCGACGGGCTCTCCGAGTACGACATACGCCGTCCGCTGACCCCCACGGGCACGAACCTGCTCGGGCTGCTCAAGCACCTCGCGGGTGTGGAACTGGGTTACTTCGGCGACACGTTCGGGCGGCCGTTCTTCACCGGGGAGACGCCGTCCTGGTGGTACACGCGGGACGCGGAGCCCAACGCGGACATGTGGGCCACCGCGGACGAGTCCCGCGAGGACGTCGTCGGGCTGTACCGCCAGGCCTGGGCGCACTCCGACAGCACGATCGGGGCCCTGGACCTCGACGCGACCGGTCACGTCCCGTGGTGGCCCGAGGAGCGTCGGGAGACGACGCTCCACCACCTCCTGGTCCGCGTCATCTCCGACACCCAGCGCCACGCCGGCCACGCCGACGTGGTGCGGGAACTCATCGACGGCTCCACCGGCTACACCACCGCCCAGGACAGCATGCCGTCCCACGACCCGGCCTGGTGGAGGGAGCACCGCACCCGGCTGGAACGGGTGGCCCGGGAGGTACAGGAAGCCCAGGAAGCCCAGGAGGTCCAAGGGGTTCGTGAGGCCCAGGGGGTCCAGGAGGACGCCGGCTGACCGCTCCCGCGCCCCCTTCCCGCTTTCCGGACCGTGGGGTCGTGGCGTTCGAGGCGTCGAATTGCTCCTTGAGCCGTGCGGTGGAGGGCAGGTTGGCACCCGGAGCGAGGTCGCCGTCCAAGATCCGGTCCCTGAGGTCGGCCGCGATCCGCTCGTGCAGGGAACGGCGGTCGGCGGCATCCGCTTCGGGTCCGGGCACGGTCATCCGATCTTGAGCTCGTACCGCAGTTTCTGACGTCGTGGCGGCATCGCCATCACGTCGACCTGAATGGGCCGGTCCGCCCCGTCGAGGGTGAGGCGGGTCAGTTGCAGCACGGGTTCCCCGGTCACCAGCCGCAGTTGCTCGCACTCGTGATCGGTCGCCGCCCGCGCGGTCACGTCCTCGCGCACGCGTGCGCCCACGTGCCCCAGCTCCGCCAGCAGCCTGACCGCCCCGCCCCGGATCTTCGCCGTTCCGGCAAGGGCGGTGCCGCCCGCGATGTCCAGCGGGTAGTACGTGTCCGTCAACTCGCAGGGTTCGTCATCGAGGTACATGATCCTGCGCCGGGCGACGACGCACTGCCCGGCCGGAGTTCCCAGCAGCTCCGCGACCGCTTCCGGCGGCTCCACCTCGCCCGCCCCGACGATCCGCTGACCGCCCCGGCGGCCTTCCGCCGCGGCCTCCGCGGCCCACGCGTCGCCACCGGCACCGGCAGACCCCGCGAGGTACGGCACCGAGGTGCCGACCCATTCACCGCCGCCCATACCGCCTCTCCCTTCGCCGCCCCTGTACCGGTCCGTGTACCGGTCTGTCGCGTCCCACCGCAGGCGAGCGGCCCCCACCCCCACGCCGTGAAAAACCCGGTCCCGCCGCATCCGCGGCGGGGCCGGGGCTGAACCGTTCCGGGGTCAGGAGCCCAGGATCGTCGTGAGGAACTCGCCCGTCCACGCCAGCAGTTCGCGGCCCACCACCGGCTTGCCGCCGATCCGGCCCGTGGTGGGGCGGGGGACGAGGATCTGGTGGGTGGCCGGCTTGATGACCGTCTTGGGGTGGAGGCGCTTGAGGCGCAGCTCCTGCGACTCGCGCAGCTCGACCGGGGCGAAGCGGATGTTCGGGCCCTGGAGCACGATCTCGCCGACGCCGCAGGCGCGGGCCAGCATGCGCAGGCCGGCGACCAGGAGGAGGTTCTCGACCGGTTCGGGGAGCTTGCCGTAGCGGTCGGTCAGCTCCTCCCGCACGGCCCGGATGTCGTCCTCCGTGTTGGCGGAGGCGATGGCGCGGTACGCCTGGAGGCGCAGCCGCTCGCCGGGGGCGTAGTCGTGCGGGACGTGGGCGTCGACCGGGAGCTCGATCTTGACCTCCAGCGGCGGTTCCTCCTCCACGCCGCCCTCCAGGGAGGCCCGGTAGTCGGCGACCGCCTCGCCCACCATGCGGACGTACAGGTCGAAGCCGACGCCCGCGATGTGGCCGGACTGCTCGCCGCCCAGGAGGTTCCCGGCGCCGCGGATCTCCAGGTCCTTCATCGCCACGTACATGCCCGCGCCCATCTCGGTGTGCTGGGCGATCGTGGCCAGGCGTTCGTGGGCGGTCTCGGTGAGCGGCTTCTCCGGCGGGTAGAGGAAGTACGCGTAGCCGCGCTCGCGGCCCCGGCCGACCCGGCCGCGCAGCTGGTGCAGCTGGGAGAGGCCGAAGTTGTCGCCGCGCTCCACGATCAGGGTGTTGGCGTTGGAGATGTCGATGCCGGACTCGACGATCGTCGTGGAGACCAGGACGTCGAACTTCTTCTCCCAGAAGTCCACCACCACCTGTTCCAGGGCCTGTTCGGACATCTGGCCGTGGGCCGTGGCGATCCGGGCCTCGGGGACGATCTCGCGGAGGCGGGCGGCGGCGCGGTCGATCGACTCGACGCGGTTGTGGATGTAGAACGCCTGGCCCTCGCGGAGCAGTTCGCGGCGGATGGCCGCGCCGATCTGCTTCTCCTCGTACGGGCCGACGAAGGTGAGGACCGGGTGGCGCTCCTCGGGCGGCGTGGTGATCGTCGACATCTCGCGGATGCCGGTCACGGCCATTTCGAGCGTACGGGGGATGGGCGTCGCGGACATGGTGAGGACGTCCACGTTGGCGCGGAGCTTCTTCAGCTGCTCCTTGTGCTCGACGCCGAAGCGCTGCTCCTCGTCGACGATGACCAGGCCCAGGTCCTTGAACCTGGTCTCGGAGGAGAAGAGGCGGTGGGTGCCGATGACCAGGTCGACGGAGCCCTCGCGGAGCCCTTCGAGGGTGGCCTTGGACTCCGCCTCGGACTGGAAGCGGCTCAGTGCCCGTACGTTGACCGGGAATTGGGAGTAGCGCTCGGTGAACGTGCCGTAGTGCTGCTGGACCAGGAGGGTGGTGGGTACGAGGACGGCGACCTGCTTGCCGTCCTGGACCGCCTTGAACGCCGCCCGGACCGCGATCTCCGTCTTGCCGTAGCCGACGTCGCCGCAGATCAGCCGGTCCATCGGGACGGACTTCTCCATGTCCTCCTTGACCTCGGCGATGGTGGAGAGCTGGTCGGGCGTCTCCGCGTACGGGAAGGCGTCCTCCAGTTCGCGCTGCCAGGGGGTGTCGGGGCCGAAGGTGTGGCCGGGGGCCGCCATCCGGGCCGAGTACAGCTTGATCAGGTCGGCGGCGATCTCCTTGACGGCCTTCTTGGCGCGCGCCTTGGTCTTCGTCCAGTCGGCGCCGCCGAGCCGGTGCAGGGTGGGCGCCTCGCCGCCGACGTACTTGGTGACCTGTTCCAGCTGGTCGGTCGGGATGTACAGGCGGTCGCCGGGCTGGCCGCGCTTGGCGGGGGCGTACTCGACGAGGAGGTACTCGCGGGTGGCGCCCTGCACGGTGCGCTGCACCATCTCGATGTAGCGGCCCACGCCGTGCTGTTCGTGGACGATGTAGTCGCCGGTCTCCAGCGTCAGCGGGTCGATCGTCTTGCGGCGGCGGGCCGGCATCCGGCCCAGGTCCTTGGTGGCGGTGCGCTGCCCGGTGAGGTCCGTCTCGGTCAGGACGGCGAGCCCCAGCGCCGGGTCGACGAAGCCGTGGTCGATCGCGCCGCAGGAGACGTGCACGACGGACGGGGAGACCTCCGCCAGATCCGGGTCGAGGCGGGCGGCGATGCCCTCGCCGCTCAACACCTCGACGGTGCGGGCGGCCAGGCCCTGGCCCTCGGTGACGTACACCGTGCGCCAGCCGTCGGCGATCCAGCCCTTGGTGTCGGCGAACGCGCGGGCGGTGTCGCCGCGGTACGCCTCCGGGGCGTGCATGCCGAACGTGAGCGTGTCGTCCTCCGCGTCGGCGGCGTCGGCGGCGAACGGGGAGACCGACCACCACATCATCCCCAGCTCGCGGGCCCGGTCCCGGACGTCCGCGATGCCCCACAGGGAGGCCGCGCCGACGTCGATCGGGGCCTGGCCCCCGCCCGCGGTGGCGGCCCAGGACGCCTGGAGGAACTCCTGGCTGGTGGCGACCAGGTCGGCCGCCCGGGTCCGGACCCGCTCCGGGTCGCAGACCAGCGCCATCGAGCCCTTCGGCAGCACGTCGAGCAGCAGCTCCATGTCGTCGACGAGGACCGGGGCGAGGGACTCCATGCCCTCCACCGCGATCCCCTCGGCGATCTTGTTGAGGAGTTCGCCCAGTTCGGGGTGGGCCTCGGCGAGCGCGGCGGCCCGCTCGCGCACCTCGTCGGTGAGCAGCAGCTCGCGGCAGGGCGGGGCCCACAGCCCGTGTTCGGCGATCTCCAGCGACCGCTGGTCGGCGATCTTGAAGTAGCGGATCTCCTCGACGTCGTCGCCCCAGAACTCCACCCGCAGGGGGTGCTCCTCGGTCGGCGGGAAGACGTCCAGGATGCCGCCGCGCACCGCGAACTCGCCGCGCTTCTCAACCAGTTCCACCCGGGCGTACGCCGCGGCCGAGAGCGCCTCGACCGTCTTGCCGAGGTCGGCGGCCTGCCCGATGCGCAACGACACCGGCTCCAGGTCGCCGAGCCCCTTGACCTGCGGCTGGAGCACGGAACGGACGGGGGCGACGATGACGGAGACCGGTCCGGTCTCCGGGTCGTCCTCCCTCGGGTGCACGAGGCGCCGCAGCACGGCGAGGCGGCGGCCCACGGTGTCCGAGCGGGGCGAGAGCCGCTCGTGCGGCAGGGTCTCCCAGGACGGGAACTCCGCGATCGTCTCCGGCGGCAGCAGGGTGCGCAGCGCGGCGGCCAGGTCCTCGGCCTCCCGGCCGGTCGCGGTGACGGCGAGCACGGTGCGCCCGGTCTCGCGGGCCAGCGCGGCGACGGCGAAGGGGCGGGCGGCGGGCGGGCCGACGAGGTCCACGTGCATCCGGTGGCCGCTGTCGGCGGCCTTCACCGCTTCGGAGAGTGCCGGGTCACGTACGACGACATCCAGCAGACCGTGCAGACTCATGAAGGGCTTCCGTCCGGGAACGAGGGCGGGTCCCGACAGCCGGCTGCTGCCAGGGCCGCGCGAGGGGCAACGCGAAGGGCCCGACACGTCTCACGGGCCGGGGGGGAATCCAGCGTACGACGCCGGTGTGACAGCCGCGTGCGCAATCGGCCGGGACGCGGAGGGCGGGCGGCCGGTATCCGTCGGGGCGGGGGAGGGTCGGCGGCCGGTATCCGTCAGGGCAAGGGAAGGCGAGTGGCCGGTATTTGTCGGGACGCCGGGGTGCCGAATCCGGCGGGGCGGTGAATTCGGCGAGGCGTCGGCGGGGCGCCGGGGTGTCGCCGGCCGGGGCCGCTCCCGTGCGCGCGAGGCCCCGGATACCGTCCGGCGCGCGTCCGGGGCCGCTCGTCGTGGGCCACACACCGTTCGTCTCCACATCCCACACAGTTGCGTCCGGGATCCTCACAGGAGCGGCCCCAGCGTCTACGCTTTGGCCGAAGGTTCCACAACCGGTGAGCAGAGCAGCCGTCGACCAGCACCCCCGGGGTGATCCCCGGAGGTGTACGGCCATGCACGGATCAGTCAGCGGGGGCACGCGTGGGCGACAACGAGATGTCCGTGTTCGGGGTCTCGGAGGCCGAGGAGGAGCTCTACCGGCATTTCCTGCGCAACCCCGGCACCGCCGCCGACGACCTGCATCTCCTGCTGCACACCGCCCCCGAGGTGGCCCGTGCGTGCGTCGAGCGGCTCCAGGACCTCGGCCTGATCCACCCGGAAGGCCCTGACCAGCGCATTTTCCCGACGGATCCGGAAGTCGCGCTGACCCGGCTGACCGATCTGAGGCTGCACGCCCTGCACCAGGAACTCCAGCGCGTGACCTGTTCCCGGCACGTCGTGGACGGTCTACGCGCGGAGCAGGGGGCCCGCAGCCCCTCCCCGCCGGGCATCGAGCAGCTGGAGGGGCTCGACCGGATCCGCGACCGGATCGACGATCTCGCCTTCTTCGCCCGGGACGAGATCCTCTCCGTGGAGCCGTACACGAAGCTGTCGCCGGAGAACATCGCCCGCTCCCGCCCGCTGGATCTGCGGTGCCTGCAGCGCGGTGTGCGCATCCGGAACGTCGTCGCCCGGGCCGCGTTGCAGGATGCGGCAACCGCCGCATATCTGCGCGAGCTGGTCGAGCACGGGGCCGCGATCCGGGTGACGGCGCACACCGCCGAACGGCTGCTGGTGTACGACCGCAGGGCCGCGCTGGTCCCGCTGGACCCGCACGACACCTCGCGCGGCGCGCTGCTCGCCCACCGCAGCGGGCTGGTCTCCAACATCATCGCGCTCTTCGAGAAGATCTGGGACCAGGCCGAGGACCTGTCGAAGGCGGACGCCGAGGAGGCCGGGGCGGGCGACGACCGCCTGTCGGACACGGAGCGCCGGGTATTGGTGTCCATGTGCACCGTGGGCAAGGACGAGGCGGGCGCCCGGGAGCTGGGCCTGTCGGTGCGGACCTACCGGCGCTACGTCGCCGACCTGATGCAGAAGCTCGGCGCGGCGAGCCGGGCCCAGGCGGCCCTGCTGGCCCGGGAACGAGGCTGGATCTGATCGCCGGGCGGGGCGGCTCGGGCTCCTCCTCCCGCGTTCCCGCAGTCATCGTTCCTCCGTCCAGCCCTCCAGGGCCCGGTCGGCGAGGGCGCCGGAGACCGCGCGGCGGACCGTCGGCCGGTCCACGGTGCGGGTCAGGCCGATGCGCAGGGCGATCCGGTCGGAGCCCACGGAGCACGGGGTGCAGGCCCAGTGGGCGGGGAGCAGGCTCAGCAGGCGTACGACGGTGGTCTCCCCGGTCGGGGCGGTGCTGTCCCGGCGGACGGTGACCACGTCGACGTGGTCGGCGGTGCGCCCCGGGGCGGACCCCGGCGCGTGCCCGGTCTTCCGGTCGGAGCAGGTCATGGCGCGTTCCCTTCCGGGTTCAGCACGTGCCGGGCGGCCGAGGCCATCGCCGCGATCCCGGCCGGCAGCGCGGTGCGCACGTCCGGGGCGAACTCCGGGGCGTGGTTGGGCGGTACGGGCGGCCCGCCGGCGCGGGCGGCGCGCCACTGCCGTGCCCCGGTCACGCCGAACAGCCAGTACACCGTCGCCACCGCCGGGAAGCCGGACGGAGAGCCGGGCCGAGAGCCGCCCGGGGCGCCGAACCACGAGAAGTCCTCGGTGGCCGTGAGGGAGCCGCAGTCCGTCACCCGTTCCGGGCCGAACAGCGCCTCGTGCGCCCGGCGCACCCCCGCGGTGACGGCGGCGTCGGTGCGCAGGGCGGGCGAGCGCGCGGTGACGGCCAGGTCCGGTTCCCTCGGGCAGCCGGACGCCGCGCTCTCGGCCGCCACGATCCGCCGCACCGCGGCCGTCATCCGGTCGAGCGCCTGCTCGGACGACGCCCGCAGGCACAGGGACAGTTCGGCCGTCTCCGGGATCACGTTGCCGCGCTCCCCGGCCCGCAGCATCCCGACGCCCAGCACCGCCTGCTCGGCCGGGGCCGTCTCCCGCGAGACGACGGTCTGGAGCCGCAGGACGGTGGCCGCCGCCGCCGGCACCGGGTCGACGGCCAGGTGCGGGGTGCCCGCGTGGCCGCCCCGCCCGTACAGGGTGATGTCCACCGCCGCCCCGGCCGCCATCAAGGGGGCGCGGAAGTCCGCGGCGTGCGCGAGGGTGCCGGCGGGGGCGGGCGAGGTGTGCTGGGCGAGGGCCACGTCCGGGGTGCCGAACCGCTCGTACAGCCCGTCCGCGAGCATCTCCCGCGCCCCGTTCAGGGTCTCCTCGGCGGGCTGGCCCACGACCAGGACCGTGCCGCTCCACTCCGCGCGCGTCCGGGCGAGTTCGTCCACCGCCCCGGCGACCGCGGCGAGATGGAGGTCGTGGCCGCAGGCGTGCATGACGCCGGGCACGGTGCTCGCGTAGGCGAGGCCGGTGCGTTCGGTGACCGGCAGGGCGTCGAGTTCGGTGCGCAGCAGCACGGTCGGGCCGGGCCCGTTGCGCAGGACGCCCACGAGTCCGTGGCCGCCGCCGACCTTCCGGGTGACCGTGCAGCCGCTCGCTTCCAGCCGGGCGGCGAACCGGTCGGCGGTGCGTGCCTCCGCCCCGGAGAGCTCCGGGTGGGCGTGCACGTCGAGGTACAGCTCGAGCGCGGGGCGCAGGACCGTTCGGGCGACGGCCGGGGACGGTACCGGTGGCGGGGGCTGGGGTGGAGCGGGGTTCTCCTTCGTCGTCATGCCATCTCACCTCGTTCCGCTGGGGCGGTCCGGTGCCGTGCGGAGCACGCGGTCCGGTGCCGGGGGGAGCACAGGGTCCTGCCATGAGCCTGCGCCGGTCCGGTTTCAGGAGTTCGGCGTTCCGCTGTCACGGGGTGCCAGCGATCTGACAGCGAAAGCGCGGCCGATCTGACAGCGGTCCCCGCTGCAATGGCAGCACCGCAGGGGAACAGCGCCGGATCGGCCGGCCGATCCCCGTGAGCCAAGGGAGAACACCATGGCCCCGAAGACCGAGCTCGCCACCCTCGCCGACGAGATCCTGGAGCTGGAGTCGGAGACCTTCGAGATCTCGGACTACTCGGACGCGGCCGAGGTCGTGCTCGCCGGTTCGACGTCCTGCTCCTCGACCTCGACCTGCTCCAGCACCACCAGCACCACCTCCTGCTGCGCCTGATCCGGTCGCACACGCGGGTACGCGGGCCCTCTTCGCGCCGTCGGCGCGGAGGGGGCCCGCGGGCGTCCCGGGAAGGGATGCCCCGCCCGCGCCGGTGAAGGACGCGGGGGTCCTCACGGGAAGGGGTGCGGGACGCGCTTGACCGCGGACTCCGGGAGGTCGTCCGCCCGCCGCCCCGAGGTCCGCAGGGCGGTGCGCAGCCGGGGCATCAGCAGGGCCCGCTGCCGGGTCCAGCCGAAGTCCAGCGGCAGCAGCCCGGGGACGACGGCGGCGACGGTGTGCAGGCCCATCCGGCGCTGTTCGGGGGTGGTCTGGTCGACCGCGACGACGTCGTGCCCGGCGGCGGCGATCCGGCCGACCAGCAGGTTCAGGTCGTCCAGCAGGTCCCCGGTGCGGGGGCGCAGCGGTTCCCAGTCGGCGAAGGTGTCGGTCGGGGAGCGTACGGCGACGGGGTTCAGGTACTCCTCCGCGTGCTCGGCCATCGCGGGCAGCCCGTGCAGCTGGGCGTGGTCCTTCAGCTGCCGCACGAGGGTGAAGTCCCGTTCCATCGCGACGAGTTCGGCGTAACGTTCGGCGACCTGGTAGGGCAGGTGCGGGATGTAGGTGAGGACTTCGGACAGGGCGGACCCGATGGTGTCCTCCGGGTCGAACCCGGCGGCGGCGGCGAACGACAGCGTCCCGTACCCGCCGTCCCGGCGCACCGCGAGGGCCGTGACGACGGGGACGGCCAGATCCATCCGGGTGTCGAAGGCGTGGACGTCGTAACCGTGCAGCGCGGCCCGGTCGATCATCGTGCGGACGGCCGGGGAGCGGCAGGCGCCGAGGTCGATCGCGGTGAGGGGGGTGCGGCCGTACCAGGCCAGGAGGAAGGCGTCCCGTTCGACGATCTCCAGCAGCCCGTAGAGGATCGCCTCCTCCAGGCTGCCGCCGGTGGCGCAGCCGTTGGAGCACTCGAAGACGAAGTTGTCGGCTTCGACCCCGGCGCTGTAGTGGGCGAGCCGGGCGGGCACCAGGACGGGGCGGTCGTCGCGCAGGGAGTGGCCCCACACCCAGGGGATGGGCCGGTCCGGGTCGAACGGGGAGACCATCGGGTCGTTGGCGTAGGTCTCGGGGGCGTAGAGCCCGCACGCGGCGGGGTCCACGGCGTGGTCGGCCAGTTCGTGGTAGCTGCCCAGGACTGGCGAGGTGCCGCGTCTGCGGGTGGTGCCCGCGTACCGTTCCAGGCCCTCCAGGTGGGCGAGGACCCGGCTGGTGTCGTAGCCGTTGGCCTGGCCGCTCCAGGTGACGTCGTTGAGCCCGGCGTAGCCGCGGACGAAGTGGGTGCCGGCGACCGGTGCCGTGGTGGTGGAGGTGGGGTTGATCCAGACATCCGAACCCAGCGCGCCGCACACCGGGTTGGCGAGGGCCGCGGTCGGCAGCGGGTAGGAGGACAGCGGCCGCAGCCGGTAGCCGTCCGGGTCGGGCTTGGGGGCGGGGCGCAGCGCCATGCGGGCCGCTTCGGCGGTGTCGGGGACCTCCTGGACGCAGGCGGGGCACAGGGGTTCGGGCAGCAGCGGGAACGTCGCGGTGGCGAGGGTCACCAGGTCGACCCGGGTGACCCGGGGCAGGGCGCGGTCGGCGGGGGTCGCGTCGGGGAGGTCGTGGCCGCCGCCCAGCGCGGCGCGGTAGGTGGCCCAGACGGCATCGACCGCGTAATCCGTGAGGACCGGCCAGTGGGTGGCGCCGTGCGGGGTGCCGCCCAGTTCCAGGGCCTCGCGCTCCGAGCGGCTGCGCAGCCGCTGCCAGCGCATGGCCAGGCACTGCCCGCAGGCCGCGGCGTCCGGGTCGCCGCCCCAGGGGCCGATCAGCACGGCGCGGGAGGTGAGCTGGACGTTGGCGGCGGGGCGGTGGCCGGCGTACGGGTCGGGGCGGCCGAAGCCGAGGGTGTCGGCCGCGCCCAGCGGGACGACGAGCGGGGCAGGCAGGGCCTTTTGGTCCGCCGGCCGGGCGTGGCGGGCGGTCAGTTCGTGCTGGAGGACGGTGCGGGCGTCCTCCAGCGGGCTCTCACCGCGCACGGGCGGGGCGGGAGCGGAGGAGGCGGCAGTGGTGGCGGTGGCGGTCGTCATGACTTGTCGCTCCAGCGGAAGGTCTTGAGCGCGATCGCGATCAGGACGAGGGCGAAGCCGGCGAGCACCGCGCAGGACAGGCCGATGTCCCCGGTGGTGCCGTCGCCGGTCAGGGCGCCGGATATCCCGTCGTTGAGGTAGCGCAGCGGCAGGACGCGGGAGAGGTTCTGCATCCAGTCCGGCATGGCGTCCAGCGGGAAGAACGAGCCGGACAGGAACGCCATCGGGATCATCAGGCAGTTGGCGACGGCGGCGACGGCCTCGGGGGTCTTCGCGTAGCTGCCGACGATGACGCCCAGGGCGAGGAACGCGGTGATGCCGAGGACCAGCACCGGCAGGGCGAGCGGCCAGCGGCCGTCCAGTTCCAGGCCGAACGAGGGCAGCAGGGCCACGGCGACGAAGAGCACGGACTGCACGGCGCCGATGCCCAGCGCCAGGACGTAGCGGGAGGCGAGCACGGCGGAGACCGGGGTGGGGGTCATCCGGATGAGGCGCAGGATGTCGTCGCGCCGCCACTGCATGAGGACGAAGCCGACGCCGAACACGGCCGCGTTGCCGACGCCCCACGACAGGACGCCGGGGGCGATGTAGTTGATGTAGGGCTTGCCGCTCTGCTCGACGGTCTGTCCGTGGAAGATCAGTCCGAAGACCACCAGGAAGATGAGCGGGAAGGCGAAGGTGAAGAAGAGGGTGGTCTTGTCGCGCGTGTAGGCCCGGTATCCGGCCTGGCTCAGCGCCGCGTATGCGCTCATCGGGAGGTCTCCGTATCGCTGGTGGTGCGGGGGGGGTCGGGGCCGGTACGGCTGCGGAGGGGCGGGGCCGGGACGGCTGAGGGCGGGGGTTCCGGCGGGTTGTTACGGCTGCGGCGTACCGGTGCCGGTGAGCGTCAGGTACACGTCCTCGAGGCTGGCGGTGCGCGTCTGCACGCCCTGGAGTCCGCCCAGGGCGTCGAGGGCGGCCAGCACCTTGCCCGATTCGAGGGTTTCCAGGACGAGCGCGTCCGGTTCCTCGGTGACGCGGTCCACGCCCTCGATCTCCTGGGCGCGGGCGGGGGTCAGCCGGTCCGCGGGGACCACCAGCCGGGTGGTGGGGCCGGCCGCGGCGATCAGCCGGGCGGGGCTGTCGAGGGCGGCGACGGAACCCTCGACCATGATGGCGACCCGGTCGCAGAGCGCCTCGGCCTCGTCGAGGTGGTGGGTGGTGTAGATGATGGTGCGGCCCGCGCCCTTGAGGTCGCGCAGCACCTGCCACAGGGCCCGGCGGGCCTGCGGGTCGAGGGCGGCGGTCG encodes the following:
- a CDS encoding DinB family protein: MIEPNPKADLLQYLQQGRDALVWKLDGLSEYDIRRPLTPTGTNLLGLLKHLAGVELGYFGDTFGRPFFTGETPSWWYTRDAEPNADMWATADESREDVVGLYRQAWAHSDSTIGALDLDATGHVPWWPEERRETTLHHLLVRVISDTQRHAGHADVVRELIDGSTGYTTAQDSMPSHDPAWWREHRTRLERVAREVQEAQEAQEVQGVREAQGVQEDAG
- a CDS encoding UTRA domain-containing protein, with the translated sequence MGGGEWVGTSVPYLAGSAGAGGDAWAAEAAAEGRRGGQRIVGAGEVEPPEAVAELLGTPAGQCVVARRRIMYLDDEPCELTDTYYPLDIAGGTALAGTAKIRGGAVRLLAELGHVGARVREDVTARAATDHECEQLRLVTGEPVLQLTRLTLDGADRPIQVDVMAMPPRRQKLRYELKIG
- the mfd gene encoding transcription-repair coupling factor → MSLHGLLDVVVRDPALSEAVKAADSGHRMHVDLVGPPAARPFAVAALARETGRTVLAVTATGREAEDLAAALRTLLPPETIAEFPSWETLPHERLSPRSDTVGRRLAVLRRLVHPREDDPETGPVSVIVAPVRSVLQPQVKGLGDLEPVSLRIGQAADLGKTVEALSAAAYARVELVEKRGEFAVRGGILDVFPPTEEHPLRVEFWGDDVEEIRYFKIADQRSLEIAEHGLWAPPCRELLLTDEVRERAAALAEAHPELGELLNKIAEGIAVEGMESLAPVLVDDMELLLDVLPKGSMALVCDPERVRTRAADLVATSQEFLQASWAATAGGGQAPIDVGAASLWGIADVRDRARELGMMWWSVSPFAADAADAEDDTLTFGMHAPEAYRGDTARAFADTKGWIADGWRTVYVTEGQGLAARTVEVLSGEGIAARLDPDLAEVSPSVVHVSCGAIDHGFVDPALGLAVLTETDLTGQRTATKDLGRMPARRRKTIDPLTLETGDYIVHEQHGVGRYIEMVQRTVQGATREYLLVEYAPAKRGQPGDRLYIPTDQLEQVTKYVGGEAPTLHRLGGADWTKTKARAKKAVKEIAADLIKLYSARMAAPGHTFGPDTPWQRELEDAFPYAETPDQLSTIAEVKEDMEKSVPMDRLICGDVGYGKTEIAVRAAFKAVQDGKQVAVLVPTTLLVQQHYGTFTERYSQFPVNVRALSRFQSEAESKATLEGLREGSVDLVIGTHRLFSSETRFKDLGLVIVDEEQRFGVEHKEQLKKLRANVDVLTMSATPIPRTLEMAVTGIREMSTITTPPEERHPVLTFVGPYEEKQIGAAIRRELLREGQAFYIHNRVESIDRAAARLREIVPEARIATAHGQMSEQALEQVVVDFWEKKFDVLVSTTIVESGIDISNANTLIVERGDNFGLSQLHQLRGRVGRGRERGYAYFLYPPEKPLTETAHERLATIAQHTEMGAGMYVAMKDLEIRGAGNLLGGEQSGHIAGVGFDLYVRMVGEAVADYRASLEGGVEEEPPLEVKIELPVDAHVPHDYAPGERLRLQAYRAIASANTEDDIRAVREELTDRYGKLPEPVENLLLVAGLRMLARACGVGEIVLQGPNIRFAPVELRESQELRLKRLHPKTVIKPATHQILVPRPTTGRIGGKPVVGRELLAWTGEFLTTILGS
- a CDS encoding helix-turn-helix transcriptional regulator → MGDNEMSVFGVSEAEEELYRHFLRNPGTAADDLHLLLHTAPEVARACVERLQDLGLIHPEGPDQRIFPTDPEVALTRLTDLRLHALHQELQRVTCSRHVVDGLRAEQGARSPSPPGIEQLEGLDRIRDRIDDLAFFARDEILSVEPYTKLSPENIARSRPLDLRCLQRGVRIRNVVARAALQDAATAAYLRELVEHGAAIRVTAHTAERLLVYDRRAALVPLDPHDTSRGALLAHRSGLVSNIIALFEKIWDQAEDLSKADAEEAGAGDDRLSDTERRVLVSMCTVGKDEAGARELGLSVRTYRRYVADLMQKLGAASRAQAALLARERGWI
- a CDS encoding amidohydrolase, which encodes MTTKENPAPPQPPPPVPSPAVARTVLRPALELYLDVHAHPELSGAEARTADRFAARLEASGCTVTRKVGGGHGLVGVLRNGPGPTVLLRTELDALPVTERTGLAYASTVPGVMHACGHDLHLAAVAGAVDELARTRAEWSGTVLVVGQPAEETLNGAREMLADGLYERFGTPDVALAQHTSPAPAGTLAHAADFRAPLMAAGAAVDITLYGRGGHAGTPHLAVDPVPAAAATVLRLQTVVSRETAPAEQAVLGVGMLRAGERGNVIPETAELSLCLRASSEQALDRMTAAVRRIVAAESAASGCPREPDLAVTARSPALRTDAAVTAGVRRAHEALFGPERVTDCGSLTATEDFSWFGAPGGSRPGSPSGFPAVATVYWLFGVTGARQWRAARAGGPPVPPNHAPEFAPDVRTALPAGIAAMASAARHVLNPEGNAP
- a CDS encoding thiazolylpeptide-type bacteriocin, with the protein product MAPKTELATLADEILELESETFEISDYSDAAEVVLAGSTSCSSTSTCSSTTSTTSCCA
- a CDS encoding TOMM precursor leader peptide-binding protein, whose protein sequence is MTTATATTAASSAPAPPVRGESPLEDARTVLQHELTARHARPADQKALPAPLVVPLGAADTLGFGRPDPYAGHRPAANVQLTSRAVLIGPWGGDPDAAACGQCLAMRWQRLRSRSEREALELGGTPHGATHWPVLTDYAVDAVWATYRAALGGGHDLPDATPADRALPRVTRVDLVTLATATFPLLPEPLCPACVQEVPDTAEAARMALRPAPKPDPDGYRLRPLSSYPLPTAALANPVCGALGSDVWINPTSTTTAPVAGTHFVRGYAGLNDVTWSGQANGYDTSRVLAHLEGLERYAGTTRRRGTSPVLGSYHELADHAVDPAACGLYAPETYANDPMVSPFDPDRPIPWVWGHSLRDDRPVLVPARLAHYSAGVEADNFVFECSNGCATGGSLEEAILYGLLEIVERDAFLLAWYGRTPLTAIDLGACRSPAVRTMIDRAALHGYDVHAFDTRMDLAVPVVTALAVRRDGGYGTLSFAAAAGFDPEDTIGSALSEVLTYIPHLPYQVAERYAELVAMERDFTLVRQLKDHAQLHGLPAMAEHAEEYLNPVAVRSPTDTFADWEPLRPRTGDLLDDLNLLVGRIAAAGHDVVAVDQTTPEQRRMGLHTVAAVVPGLLPLDFGWTRQRALLMPRLRTALRTSGRRADDLPESAVKRVPHPFP